Proteins from a single region of Acidianus ambivalens:
- a CDS encoding ABC transporter ATP-binding protein, with translation MECISLRNVVKRFGSITALNNLSFSIQCGGRVALLGPNGAGKSTTMKILAGLLKPDYGEVEIMGMKPGTKEVKKILGYLPEDPMPYRILTVRENLEYIASLRGVPKERVDEMLDFLDLRQYEKIQAGKLSRGNQQKLSLALVLIHNPEIVLLDEPLNYLDIPTQEKVIGILKEMKSTFLISTHIMSIATRLTDYVIMISKGTVIWQGSISELRALGREDEPIESVVARMMGNV, from the coding sequence ATGGAATGCATTTCTCTAAGAAATGTTGTTAAGAGATTTGGCTCTATTACTGCTCTAAATAATTTGTCATTCTCGATTCAGTGCGGTGGAAGAGTTGCTTTACTAGGACCTAATGGTGCAGGGAAATCTACTACAATGAAGATTCTTGCAGGACTTTTGAAACCCGATTACGGAGAGGTTGAAATAATGGGTATGAAGCCTGGGACTAAGGAGGTTAAGAAAATTCTAGGTTACCTACCGGAAGATCCCATGCCTTATAGGATTTTAACTGTTAGGGAAAACCTTGAGTACATTGCGTCATTAAGAGGAGTACCAAAGGAAAGAGTAGATGAAATGTTAGACTTTCTGGACTTAAGGCAGTACGAGAAAATTCAGGCTGGAAAGCTTTCAAGAGGAAATCAACAAAAACTATCCTTAGCTTTAGTACTTATTCATAATCCAGAAATAGTATTATTAGATGAACCGTTGAACTATCTAGATATTCCTACTCAGGAGAAAGTTATAGGAATATTAAAGGAAATGAAATCTACTTTTCTAATTTCTACTCATATTATGTCAATAGCAACAAGGCTCACAGACTACGTAATTATGATATCTAAAGGTACTGTAATATGGCAGGGGAGTATTAGTGAACTTAGAGCCTTGGGAAGGGAAGACGAGCCGATAGAGAGCGTAGTAGCTAGGATGATGGGAAATGTTTAA